The sequence below is a genomic window from Sphingobium sp. EP60837.
CCGTTCTGTCGAACGGCGGCACCGGGCGCGGCCTGCCGATCAGCTGCTATCTGAACAGCGTGGACGACAGCCTGGAAGGCATCGTCAACACCTGGAACGAGAATGTCTGGCTGGCCTCGCGCGGCGGCGGCATCGGCACCTATTGGGGCAGCGTGCGCGGCATCGGCGAGCCGGTGGGCCTTAACGGCAAGACCAGCGGCATCATCCCCTTCGTCCGCGTGATGGACAGCCTGACGCTGGCGATCAGCCAGGGCTCGCTGCGCCGCGGATCGGCGGCCTGCTATCTCGACATCTCCCATCCGGAGATCGAGGAGTTTCTGGAAATCCGCAAGCCCAGCGGCGACTTCAACCGCAAGGCGCTGAACCTGCACCATGGCGTGCTGTTGACCGACGAATTCATGGAAGCGGTGCATAGTGGCGCCGAATTCCCGCTGAAGTCGCCCAAGGACGGTTCGGTCCGTGGCAAGGTCGATGCGCGCAGCCTGTTCCAGAAGCTGGTGGAGACCCGCCTGGCGACCGGCGAGCCATATATCGTCTTTTCCGACACCGTGAACAACACGATGCCCAAGCATCATCGTGACCTGGGCCTCAAGGTATCGACATCCAATCTCTGTTCCGAAATCACTTTGCCGACGGGTCGCGACCATCTCGGCAATGACCGGACGGCGGTCTGCTGCCTTTCGTCCCTGAACCTCGAAACCTGGGACGAATGGAACAAGGACCCCGTTTTCGTCGAGGACGTCATGCGCTTCCTCGACAATGTGCTGCAGGACTATATCGACCGAGCGCCGGACGAAATGGCGCGGGCCAAATATAGCGCCGAGCGCGAACGGTCGGTGGGCCTGGGGGTGATGGGGTTCCACTCCTTCCTCCAGGCCCGGGGCCTTCCCTTCGAAGGGGCGATGGCCAAGAGCTGGAACCTGCGCATCTTCAAGCATATCAACGAGAAGGTGAACGAAGCCTCGATGCAGCTCGCGGTCGAGCGCGGCCCGTGCCCGGACGCTGCCGACATGGGCGTCATGGAGCGGTTCAGCTGCAAGATGGCGATTGCGCCCACCGCGTCGATCTCGATCATCTGCGGCGGCACTTCGGCCTGCATCGAGCCGATCCCGGCCAACATCTACACCCACAAGACGCTGTCCGGCAGCTTCGTGGTGAAGAACCCCTATCTGGAAAAGATCCTCCGCGACAAATCGAAGGACAGCACCAACGTCTGGAACTCGATCCTGGAGCGCGGCGGTTCGGTCCAGCATCTCGACTTCCTCAGCCAGGAAGAAAAGGACACGTTCAAGACCAGCTTCGAAATCGACCAGCGCTGGCTGCTCGAACTGGCCGCCGACCGTACGCCCTATATCGACCAGGCGCAGTCGCTGAACCTGTTCATCCCGGCGGATGTGGAAAAATGGGACCTGCTGATGCTCCACTATCGCGCGTGGGAGCTGGGCATCAAGTCGCTCTACTATCTGCGGTCCAAGTCGGTGCAGCGCGCGGGTTTCGCGGGCGGGGTGGAAGCCGACAATACGATCGATGCGCCTAAGTTCGAACTGGCCGGCGGGAGCACCGACTATGACGAATGCCTCGCCTGCCAATGAGCTAATGGGGGGGATGGGCGCGGCGGTTAACCCTGCCGCGCCCACACAATCGCTCCCGAATTCGTCAGCCTTCGTCCTCTTCCTCTTCGAAAAGGACAGCGTTGGCGCCTGTAGCGGACAGCCTTACGGTGCCATCCTCGTCAACCCCGGCGATCAGTCCTTCGCTGATATAATGATGATGTCCCGCATGACTGCCTTCGCCGCTGTCCGCCTTGATCAGCTTGATACGGTCGCCATCGACATGATCGACCGTGCCGACATGCACGCCGTCAGCGCCGATAATATCGGCATGTTCCTTGATGCTGCTCAGATCAACCATCATATTGCTCCTGTGCCGGGAATGACGGGGTCTGAACGCCCTGCGCGCGCACAGGTTGCGCTAACCCATTAATCGCGGAGCCGACCCATGCCCCTTCTGCAAGCCAGCAAGGTTTACAAGCCTTTCGAATATCCCTGGGCCTATGAATATTGGAAGCGCCAGCAGCAGCTGCACTGGCTGCCCGAGGAAGTGCCGCTGGGCGAGGATTGCCGCGATTGGGCGCAGAAGCTGTCCGACCATGAGCGCAACCTGCTGACGCAGATCTTCCGCTTCTTCACCCAGGCGGACGTGGAAGTGCAGGATTGCTACCACGAAAAATATGGCCGCGTGTTCAAGCCGACCGAAGTGAAGATGATGCTGACCGCGTTCAGCAACATGGAAACGGTCCATATCGCCGCCTACAGCCATCTGCTCGATACGATCGGCATGCCCGAAACCGAATATTCGGCCTTCATGCAGTATAAGGAGATGAAGGATAAGCATGACTATCTGAGCCAGTTCGGCGTCGACACGGACGAGGATATCGCCAAGACGCTGGCCATGTTCGGCGGCTTTACCGAAGGGCTGCAGCTCTTCGCCAGCTTCGCGATGCTGATGAACTTCCCGCGCTTCAACAAGATGAAGGGCATGGGCCAAATCGTCACCTGGTCGGTCCGCGACGAGACGCTGCACTGCGAAGGCATCATCAAGCTGTTCCACGCCTTCGTGAAGGAACGCGACTGCCTGACCCCGTCGGTCAAGGACGACATCATGGACATGTGCCAGAAGACGGTGCGGATCGAGGACGCGTTCATCGACCTCGTCTTCGAAATGGGTCCTGTGCCCGGCATGACGCCCAAGGACATCAAGAAATATGTCCGCTACATCGCCGACTGGCGCCTGGGGCAGCTGGGCCTCAAGCCCATCTACATGATCGATGACCACCCGCTCCCCTGGCTCGCCCCGCTGCTGAATGGTGTGGAGCACGCCAACTTCTTCGAAACCCGCGCAACCGAATATTCCAAGGGCGCCACGCGCGGCCAGTGGACCGAGGTGTGGGACGCGTTCGATCGCCGCAAGAAGCTGAAGGCGGGCGATGCCGCCAATGTGGACGAGGCGAGCGATCCGGACATGTTCAAGGCTGCGGGGATCGCGGCGGAGTGATTTAGCGAAAAGCGAAAGGCGACGTCGTTGGCGCGACGTCGCCTTTCGGCCGAACAGGAAACGCTGCCCCTGTCGGCAGGGCAGAGCTTTAGACCCAACCCTCAGCTATTCGGGTTCTACAGCCTTCTGCCTCCTTAAGCAACCAAGGCGGCCGGAGTACTTAAAATGCTAAGAACCTACCCATCCTATTTTATTTACCGAGATATCAAGGGATTGTGGCGTTGGACCTATGAAGCGTCCAACGGCAAGACCATCGCGGTGAGTAGCGAAAGTTATTCGAACAAGAGCGATTGTCAGCGCGGCATAGACATTATGAAGGCGTCCGACACCAGCCCGATGTGGATGCCAACCGCGGACCTAAGAGCAGCATAGCCAAAAGAACGAGGGTGGAGCGACTAGGCTCTACCCTCTACCTTGTGCCACCCGGCTGCTCTGCCTTGGTCAAGTGGTCTACTGCGTTCGCAGGTGTATCGCAAGAAGCCCTTAAGCGAGTGGGTGTTGTTTCGCTGTCCTACAACTCCTGCCTTAGGCTAGGGTCTCCTGGCTCTTTCAATCTGTGGGAAATAGGAAAAATAGCACCGGCATTTTTCATCAATTAACGGTGTGAACTTCGCTACTTCGCAAAGCTCACGAGAACCGACCACCGCCACCTGTCCCCCCGCTGAACGCGACGTTTTGTTCCGTTCATGCAACGTCCACGCGGGATGAAGTGTTTAGCTCCACAGCCAGACAAGAGATGGCAAGGAGTAGAACATGAAGATGACCCTCAAAGGCACAATCGCTGCGCTGTCGCTCGGCGCGATGACCCTGACCGGCACTGTTGCCATGGCCCAGGGCTATGGCCGCGACGATAATCGCGAGTGGCGCGATCGGGATCGCGATCGGGACGGCAACTGGCGCGACCGTGACGATCGCGACTGGAAGCGCGAAGGCCGCCACGACAATGGCCGTCACAGAGGCCATTGGAAGCGTCCGGGACGCGTCGTTTATAATTATGACTGGAACCGGCCGGACCCGCGCTATGGGCGTTATTATCGCCCCGATCGCTATTATCGCGACGGCTATGAGCCCATCCGCGTGACGCGTCAGACCCGCATCTATCGTGGTTATGATGACCGCTATTATTGCCGCCGCTCGGACGGAACGACCGGGCTGATCGTCGGCGCGGCGCTGGGCGGATTGCTCGGTAGCCAGATCGACCGTGGCTATTCAAACACGGCCGGTATCCTGATCGGGGGCGGCGCGGGCGCGCTGCTCGGCCGCGAGATTGATCGCGGCAGTGTGAGCTGCCGTTAACTACGGCACCAAGGCTGGCGCGCCCCCGACCAGGGACGCGCCAGCCCCTCGGCCACTAGCAGTGCGCCGATCGACTGTCCCTGCCGCGTGACCAGGCGCAGCAGGCGGCCGTAGCGATCCCGATCCCGTTGATAGCTGGCAACGGCGAACGGCCCCGCATTGAGCAGCGCCTGTAGTCGCATCGTCGCCTGCCTGCCCAGGGCGCCCTCCGCGCCGCAGCGCGCGCCGTGGGTTTCGGGTGTATCGATGTCGGCGATCCGTACCTTTTCACCCGCCATGCGGAATGTGTCGCCGTCGATGACGCAATTGTCTGCCTGAACGCTGCGGCCGCATAGGCCAAATTGCGCGCTCAGCGGATCGCGCTGTTGAGATGAAGCTGCTTGGGCAGGGGAGAAGAGGAGGGCGGTTAAGGCGAGTGCGGCGAGCGCAGCGCGCTGGGGAAGGGGAGTGGCCATGCTCCCGCTTTGCCCAATGCCGGCACGGCTGCAGCGCGAAGCTGATCCACCTTCTCGCCAGAATGGCGCGATCGGGGAAGGGGCTTATGGAGCGATGGCCCGTCCATAGCCGCCGCGCCTCGCGGACGAGGCTTCATCCTATTCCTCATCCTCTGTATTGCCGAGGAAATCTTCCTCATCGTCCATCTGCGGTTCCCCGGCGAAGGCGTCATTATCGATCCGTCCGGAACGGTTCATTTCCTCCATCCGCTCGACGAGGTCGGGGGTGTCGTCGGGAATGATCTGCGCGGGGTTCGGCCGCCCGCCGCGCTCGCTGTCTTCAGACAGATCGGTGGAGCGGACGCGGGCGTCGTCGGCGACGTCCTGCGCCTGGGCTCCGCTGTCCCTCTGTTCGTCATTTTCCTCGATCTGGTCGGGGAAGCGGTCCTTGTCGTCCTGGGTCATGGCATGTCTCCTTGCCTGCCCAACCGATCAATCGGGCGCCCGTTCCATGGCAGGCAAAAGGCGCTGGACAGCAGCGGCAGCAGGGGGCAAGAGCCGCGCGATCCTTTCATCCGCTCCTCCTTTCGAAGGAAATCCCATGTCCCGCAAACTCATCTCCTCGGGTTCGCCTTTCGAGGCGCAGGTCGGCTATTCGCGCGCCGTCGTTCAGGGCGACTGGTGCTTCGTCGCCGGTACCACCGGGACCGATCCGGAGACGAAGGCGATGCCCGAAAGCGTCGTCGATCAGGGCGTCAATGCGCTCAAGGTCATCGGCAAGGCGCTGGAGGACGCAGGCTTTTCCTTCGCCGACGTGGTGCGGGTGACCTATTATATCACCGACCCGGCCTATTGGGACGAACTGGGCAAGGCGACCGCCCCGGTGTTCGGCGAGATCCGCCCGGCGGCGAGCTGCATCATCACGGGCCTCATCAAGCCAGAGATGAAGATCGAGATCGAAGTCACCGCGTTTAAAGGCTGACCCCCATGATCACCATGTATGGCATCAAAAATTGCGACACGATCAAGAAGGCGCGCAATTTCCTGGATAATGAGCGCGTCGCCTACAGCTTCCACGACTATAAGGTGTCTGGCGTGGACAAGGGGAAGCTGGAGGAATGGGTGATGGAGCATGGGTGGGAAACCATCCTCAATCGCTCCGGCACCACCTTCAAGGCGCTGGACGCCGGGGACAAGGCGCATATCGACGCCGACAAGGCAATCCTGTTGATGAGCGCCAACCCGTCGATGATCAAGCGGCCGATCCTGGATGTGGGCGGGCAGACCGTCGTCGGATTCAAGGCATCGACCTATGAAGCGGCGCTACACAAGGCGAAAGCCTGACGGCGGCAACGGCGGCTTGTCAAATGAGGCGGGTGGGCGAATAACAGGCACATGCTTTCGCAGAAAACCCGTTACGCCATCCGCGCGCTTCAACATCTCGCCGACCGTTACCGACAGGGGCCAGTACCCCTGAACGAGATCGCGACGCGGCAAAATATCCCGGCGAAGTTCCTGACGGTCATCCTGTCGGAACTGTCGCGCGAAGGGCTGGTCGCGACGCAGCGCGGGCGTGACGGAGGATATTGGCTGGCGCTGGCTCCGGTCGATGTCAGCTATGGTGACATTGTCCGGCTGACGCGCGGATCGCTCGCGCTGACGCCCTGCGCCAGCCGATTCGCGCATGAGACCTGCACTAACTGCCTGCCCGAATCGGAATGCAGGCTTCATCGCGTGATGCTTCGGGTTCGTGACGAGACGGCAAAGGTGCTGGACAGCATTAGCCTGGCGGAGCCCTTCGCGATGGAAGACGCTGTCTAGCTCTTGCGCCGGGCGCGGGGCTTCGCCACATCGGGCGGCATGACCACACCCCCGCTCAAAGCCGCGCTGATCCCTGTCACTCCATTGCAGCAGAATTGCACGCTGTTCTGGTGCACCGCTACCAATCGGGGCGCGTTTGTCGATCCGGGTGGCGACCTGCCACGGCTCAAGGCGGCGGCGGCGCAGCATGGCGTGACGATCGAGAAGATCCTCGTGACGCACGGCCATATCGACCATTGCGGCGAAGCGGGCATGCTGGCCAAGGAGTTGGGCGTGCCGATCGAAGGACCGCATGAGGCGGACCGTTTCTGGATCAATCGGCTGGAGGAGGACGGGCGTAATTACGGCATCCGCGGGCAACTGTTCGAGCCCGACCGCTGGCTGACCGATGGCGACAAGGTGCGCGTCGGCGAACTGGAGCTGGACGTCTATCATTGCCCCGGCCACACGCCGGGGCATGTCGTCTTCCACCATGGCCCCAGCAAGCTGGCGATCGTGGGCGACGTGCTGTTCCAGGGATCGATCGGGCGGACTGACTTTCCCATGGGTAATCACCAGCAGCTGATCGATGCGATCACCGGCAAGCTGTGGCCGCTAGGCGGCGATACCGCTTTCGTACCCGGTCATGGACCGATGAGCGATTTTGCGCATGAACGCCGCACCAATCCTTTTGTGGGAGACGCGGTGCTCGCCTGATTCGTTAGCGCGCGGCCATGGCTGGAGGGGCGGGCACGGCGCGGGTTGCGTGATAGGCGACGTAGAGGGCGGTCACCGCCAGCGCGGCCGTGACGATCCAGGAGAGCAGCGCGCCACCGGCACGCCATAGGGTGGGATGATCGGCGTCCATGCCGATCCCATGCGCAGCGCGGGCCACGACATAGACTAAAGCTCCGATCCACAGCCAGAGCGGCGAGCCAAGCGCCAGCTCGATAAGGGCGAAGAGAATGAGGATGATCGGCGTATATTCGGTGAAGTTGGCGTGCGCCCGCATCCGCCGCGCGAGCAGAGGGTCGCCGCCGTCGCCATGCAAAGCCTTGCTGCCAACGCGAATCCGGGCGCAGCGGAAGGCAAGCCACAGGTTGAGGAGCGCACAGCCTGCGGCCAAGGTCAGCGTGATCGGCAACAGCATCGCATGTCTCTCCCCGTCTTTCCGTTGGCGGCACAATAAACGGCCATGGTTTGGGAACAAGGAAGGACTTGCACCTCGGTCAAAAAGCGCTATAGGCGCAGGGCTTCGCGATCATCCGGGCCGCATGGGTCTGCGGCGCCTGTGGCGTCGGCATCCATCGGATACTGGCCAGTCGCACAACCAGATTTAATTATGGAATAAGGTGCCGACATGGCTGTCCCCAAGAGGAAAACGTCTCCGTCCCGTCGCGGCATGCGCCGTAGCCACGATGCGCTGCGCGTCGAAGCGTTCCAGGAATGCTCGAACTGTGGCGAACTGAAGCGCCCGCATAATCTGTGCGAAGGCTGCGGTCATTATAACGGCCGCGAAGTCGTTGCCGTCGGGGCCTGACGACACACTCTCTCCTGCAAAGGTGTCCTGAAGTGTCTAGCCAACCGCGAATCGCAATCGACGCGATGGGCGGGGATGAAGGCGTGCGCGTGATGATGGCGGGTGTAGCGCTCGCCCGTCACCGTCATGAAGGGCTGCGCTTCACCCTTTTTGGAGATGAGACGCGGATCAAGGCCGCGCTCGATCATCACCCGAACTTGCGCGCGGCGTCCGAAGTGGTCCATGCCAGCGATGTCGTCGCTGCCGGGGATAAGCCCAGCGCCGCCATCCGCAAAAAGGCCAGCTCCATGAGCATGGCCATCGCGGCGGTGAAAGCGGGCGAGGCGGGCGCTGCAGTCTCCTCGGGCAATACCGGCGCGCTAATGGCCATGGCCAAGCTTGCGCTGCGCACCATGCCGGGTGTCGATCGTCCGGCGTTGGCTGCCCTGTTGCCGACGCTTGGCGCAAATGACGTAGTCATGCTGGACCTTGGCGCGAATACGGAATGCGACGCCCGTAATCTCGTTCAGTTTGCAGTGATGGGTGCGGCTTATGCCCGCATCGCTTTCGATCTGGAACGTCCACGCGTTCGGCTGATGAATATCGGCACCGAGGAGATGAAGGGCACGGAGGAAATCCGCGACGCGGCGGCTATGCTGCGTGCCGCCACCAGCCTCCCACTGTCTTTCGAAGGCTTCACGGAGGGCGACAAGATCGGCCGCGGCGAGGCGGACGTCATCGTCAGTGATGGTTTCTCCGGCAATGTCGCGCTCAAGACGGCGGAGGGCACCGCCCGTTTCGTCACGGATTTGCTGCGCACGGCTTTTACCAGCTCTATCCGGTCGAAAATCGGGTTCCTCATTTCCAAGCCGGCGATGCATCTGCTAAAGCATCATCTCGACCCTAACAATCATAATGGCGCCGTATTCCTGGGCCTGAATGGCGTGGTCGTGAAGAGTCACGGCAGCGCCAATGACAAGGGCGTGGCGAATGCGGTTCATGTCGCCGCGCGGCTGCTGGAAGAAGATATCACCCGGCGTATCGCCGCTGACATGGCGGGCGTCAGCGCGCTGACAGGCGCGGCGTCCAAACAGGAGCTCGCCGCAAAGTGATCCGCAGATCCATCCTCCTGGGCACGGGATCGGCTCTGCCGGTCCGCGCAGTCAGCAACGCTGAATTGGCGCAGACGGTCGATACCAGCGACGAATGGATCGTTGAACGTACCGGCATTCGCAATCGGCACATCGCCGGTGAGGGTGAGACGACGGCGACCCTTGCGACCGATGCGGCCAGGGCAGCCTTGGATGCTGCAGGTCTCGCGGCGCAGGACATCGACCTCATCATCCTGGCGACGGCCACGCCGGACCAGACTTTTCCTGCCAGCGCCACCATTGTGCAGGCAGCGCTCGGCATAGACGATTGCGTCGCTTTTGACGTTGCGGCGGTCTGCTCGGGCTTCCTTTACGCGGTCACGGTCGCTGACAGCATGATCCGTTCAGGCGCAGCGCAGCGCGCGCTGGTGATCGGATCGGAGACGTTCAGCCGCATCCTGGATTGGGAAGATCGCACGACCTGCGTTCTGTTTGGGGACGGCGCAGGAGCAATCGTGCTGGGCGCGGAAGAAAGCGCCGATGGGAAGCGCGGTATCCTGGCGGCCAAGCTGCACGCTGACGGACGGCATAACCAGTTGCTCTATGTCGATGGCGGCCCTTCAACGACCAGGACCGTCGGCAAGCTGCGCATGAAGGGGCAGGAAGTGTTCCGTCACGCGGTGGTGAATCTGGCCTCCGTCCTGACCGAAGTCATGGAATTGGCGGGCCTCAGCGCATCCGACATCGACTGGCTGATCCCGCACCAAGCCAATGCCCGCATCCTCGATGCGACCGCGCGAAAGCTGAAGCTGTCACCGGAACGGGTGGTGATGACGGTTGATCGGCATGCCAATACATCCGCCGCTTCGGTGCCATTGGCGCTTGACCTGGCGATGCGTGACGGTCGGATCAAAGCTGGTGATTTGCTGGTGCTGGAGGCGATGGGTGGGGGCTTTACCTGGGGTGCATGCCTTTTGCGCCTGTAAGCCCTTCGATATAGCCAGAATTCTTTGAGGTTTTGCTACAGTTCATCTTGCCGAATCACTCGGGTTATCGCAGGATCTACCACTCTCATCCGCATCAACCCGGCGGGTGGAGTTGGGGACGTTCGATGACTGGCAATGCTACCCTGACGCGTGCGGATCTCGCAGAAAGCGTAAATCGTCACATCGGCCTCTCACGATCGGAGGCGGCTGCCCTGATCGAATCCATATTGGAGCACATGACCTCTGCACTGGAACGCGGGGAAAATGTGAAAATTTCGAGTTTTGGCACCTTCGTGCTGCGCGACAAGACGCAGCGCATGGGGCGGAATCCCAAAACAGGTGTCGAGGTTCCGATCGAGCCGCGACGGGTGCTGACCTTCCGCGCCAGCCAGACGATGCGGGACCGCGTCGCCGCTTCCTGAAGCGCACGCGCTGCATTCCTGCCTGTCCTCCCATGGTTGACCTTTGCGCTCTGATGAGTGCAACATCGTGACCATGGAGAAGGCAGAGGGCGCATTCCTGACCATCAGCGAGCTGTCAGGGGAACTGGGGCTTCCGCAGCATATATTGCGGTATTGGGAAACGCGTTTCCCTCAATTGCGGCCGCTGCAGCGGTCTGGCAACCGCCGCTATTACCGGCCTGCCGACGTCGCGCTGGTACGGCGCATCAATCATCTGTTGAATGTTGAAGGCTTCACTGTCCGAGGCGCACAAAAGGCACTGGCCGATGGCAGCGGGACAGCGGATCAGAGGCTGTCTGCCAGCCCACCGCCTGTTGCGGCGCCGGTCGGTGCGGAAAGGAGCGGGGATTTGCTGGAACGCCTGCAGGCCATTAGAGCGGCGCTGGCCAGCGCAATCGGCGACTGACGTCAGAGCGTGCGTGCATAGATGAGGTCGCGGAAGGGCATGTCGCCGACCATGAAGGTGGTTTCGCCGATTTCGTGAAACCCGTGCCGCGCGTAGAAGCGGCGCGCACGGTCGTTCTGCGGATATACGGCGAGCAGCATGCGCTCGGCTCCGCGCTGCCGGGCATGATCGGCAAGCAGATCCATCAACTGATCGCCCCGGCCGCCGCCTTGCCAAGGCCCAAGCAGGTAGATGCGCTTGATCTCCACATCGTCCCGCTCGGTCGTGGGCACAGGAAGGTCGGGTGGCGTCAGCATGGCATAGCCCACCGGCGCGCCGAGCGGCGTTTCGCCGATCAGCAGCAGTTGCGTAGGCTCATCAAGCGCCGCTCGATAATAGCTTTCGGCATGAGCGGTGCGAATGTGCGCGAGCAAGGCTGGTCCGGGATGGTCATGCGCGAAGCTGGTGATAAAGGTGGCGCCGCCGAGCAGTGACAGCGCGGACGCGTCGCCCGGAACAGCCTCTCGCCAGTGAATCGGCGTCACCGTATCGACCCGTTCACCGGGTTTCCGGCCCCAATGCCGGATCAAGATCCCGTGGGCGAGTGAAGCTGACGAGCGTTGCCACATCCTGCTTGGCGTCGGCCCAGCGATCGATGGCAAGGTCGAGGACGGCAAGGCTGGCGGTTGGGAATTTGACTTCCACATCTTCGCGCAGCGGACTGGCGCCATCATCGGGCACCAGTTCCAGGATCAATTCTTCAAGGCCGGGATTATGACCCGCCATGATGGCGCTGTCAGCCGTTTCGGGAAGGTCGCGTAC
It includes:
- a CDS encoding ribonucleoside-diphosphate reductase subunit alpha is translated as MDFRDSEQTGADDVATVIDEVVETVAQKKKAAPAKAPSSSSIQARRFDVVTDDSRDALLTEFGKDTLKDRYLLPGESYQDLFARVAAAYADDQDHAQRVYDYISRLWFMPATPVLSNGGTGRGLPISCYLNSVDDSLEGIVNTWNENVWLASRGGGIGTYWGSVRGIGEPVGLNGKTSGIIPFVRVMDSLTLAISQGSLRRGSAACYLDISHPEIEEFLEIRKPSGDFNRKALNLHHGVLLTDEFMEAVHSGAEFPLKSPKDGSVRGKVDARSLFQKLVETRLATGEPYIVFSDTVNNTMPKHHRDLGLKVSTSNLCSEITLPTGRDHLGNDRTAVCCLSSLNLETWDEWNKDPVFVEDVMRFLDNVLQDYIDRAPDEMARAKYSAERERSVGLGVMGFHSFLQARGLPFEGAMAKSWNLRIFKHINEKVNEASMQLAVERGPCPDAADMGVMERFSCKMAIAPTASISIICGGTSACIEPIPANIYTHKTLSGSFVVKNPYLEKILRDKSKDSTNVWNSILERGGSVQHLDFLSQEEKDTFKTSFEIDQRWLLELAADRTPYIDQAQSLNLFIPADVEKWDLLMLHYRAWELGIKSLYYLRSKSVQRAGFAGGVEADNTIDAPKFELAGGSTDYDECLACQ
- a CDS encoding DUF2171 domain-containing protein, which encodes MVDLSSIKEHADIIGADGVHVGTVDHVDGDRIKLIKADSGEGSHAGHHHYISEGLIAGVDEDGTVRLSATGANAVLFEEEEDEG
- a CDS encoding ribonucleotide-diphosphate reductase subunit beta yields the protein MPLLQASKVYKPFEYPWAYEYWKRQQQLHWLPEEVPLGEDCRDWAQKLSDHERNLLTQIFRFFTQADVEVQDCYHEKYGRVFKPTEVKMMLTAFSNMETVHIAAYSHLLDTIGMPETEYSAFMQYKEMKDKHDYLSQFGVDTDEDIAKTLAMFGGFTEGLQLFASFAMLMNFPRFNKMKGMGQIVTWSVRDETLHCEGIIKLFHAFVKERDCLTPSVKDDIMDMCQKTVRIEDAFIDLVFEMGPVPGMTPKDIKKYVRYIADWRLGQLGLKPIYMIDDHPLPWLAPLLNGVEHANFFETRATEYSKGATRGQWTEVWDAFDRRKKLKAGDAANVDEASDPDMFKAAGIAAE
- a CDS encoding YegP family protein; translation: MLRTYPSYFIYRDIKGLWRWTYEASNGKTIAVSSESYSNKSDCQRGIDIMKASDTSPMWMPTADLRAA
- a CDS encoding glycine zipper 2TM domain-containing protein; its protein translation is MKMTLKGTIAALSLGAMTLTGTVAMAQGYGRDDNREWRDRDRDRDGNWRDRDDRDWKREGRHDNGRHRGHWKRPGRVVYNYDWNRPDPRYGRYYRPDRYYRDGYEPIRVTRQTRIYRGYDDRYYCRRSDGTTGLIVGAALGGLLGSQIDRGYSNTAGILIGGGAGALLGREIDRGSVSCR
- a CDS encoding thermonuclease family protein, with amino-acid sequence MATPLPQRAALAALALTALLFSPAQAASSQQRDPLSAQFGLCGRSVQADNCVIDGDTFRMAGEKVRIADIDTPETHGARCGAEGALGRQATMRLQALLNAGPFAVASYQRDRDRYGRLLRLVTRQGQSIGALLVAEGLARPWSGARQPWCRS
- a CDS encoding RidA family protein, which translates into the protein MSRKLISSGSPFEAQVGYSRAVVQGDWCFVAGTTGTDPETKAMPESVVDQGVNALKVIGKALEDAGFSFADVVRVTYYITDPAYWDELGKATAPVFGEIRPAASCIITGLIKPEMKIEIEVTAFKG
- a CDS encoding ArsC family reductase produces the protein MITMYGIKNCDTIKKARNFLDNERVAYSFHDYKVSGVDKGKLEEWVMEHGWETILNRSGTTFKALDAGDKAHIDADKAILLMSANPSMIKRPILDVGGQTVVGFKASTYEAALHKAKA
- a CDS encoding RrF2 family transcriptional regulator, whose amino-acid sequence is MLSQKTRYAIRALQHLADRYRQGPVPLNEIATRQNIPAKFLTVILSELSREGLVATQRGRDGGYWLALAPVDVSYGDIVRLTRGSLALTPCASRFAHETCTNCLPESECRLHRVMLRVRDETAKVLDSISLAEPFAMEDAV
- a CDS encoding MBL fold metallo-hydrolase, which codes for MTTPPLKAALIPVTPLQQNCTLFWCTATNRGAFVDPGGDLPRLKAAAAQHGVTIEKILVTHGHIDHCGEAGMLAKELGVPIEGPHEADRFWINRLEEDGRNYGIRGQLFEPDRWLTDGDKVRVGELELDVYHCPGHTPGHVVFHHGPSKLAIVGDVLFQGSIGRTDFPMGNHQQLIDAITGKLWPLGGDTAFVPGHGPMSDFAHERRTNPFVGDAVLA
- a CDS encoding MAPEG family protein, with translation MLLPITLTLAAGCALLNLWLAFRCARIRVGSKALHGDGGDPLLARRMRAHANFTEYTPIILILFALIELALGSPLWLWIGALVYVVARAAHGIGMDADHPTLWRAGGALLSWIVTAALAVTALYVAYHATRAVPAPPAMAAR
- the rpmF gene encoding 50S ribosomal protein L32 yields the protein MAVPKRKTSPSRRGMRRSHDALRVEAFQECSNCGELKRPHNLCEGCGHYNGREVVAVGA
- the plsX gene encoding phosphate acyltransferase PlsX, translating into MGGDEGVRVMMAGVALARHRHEGLRFTLFGDETRIKAALDHHPNLRAASEVVHASDVVAAGDKPSAAIRKKASSMSMAIAAVKAGEAGAAVSSGNTGALMAMAKLALRTMPGVDRPALAALLPTLGANDVVMLDLGANTECDARNLVQFAVMGAAYARIAFDLERPRVRLMNIGTEEMKGTEEIRDAAAMLRAATSLPLSFEGFTEGDKIGRGEADVIVSDGFSGNVALKTAEGTARFVTDLLRTAFTSSIRSKIGFLISKPAMHLLKHHLDPNNHNGAVFLGLNGVVVKSHGSANDKGVANAVHVAARLLEEDITRRIAADMAGVSALTGAASKQELAAK
- a CDS encoding beta-ketoacyl-ACP synthase III → MIRRSILLGTGSALPVRAVSNAELAQTVDTSDEWIVERTGIRNRHIAGEGETTATLATDAARAALDAAGLAAQDIDLIILATATPDQTFPASATIVQAALGIDDCVAFDVAAVCSGFLYAVTVADSMIRSGAAQRALVIGSETFSRILDWEDRTTCVLFGDGAGAIVLGAEESADGKRGILAAKLHADGRHNQLLYVDGGPSTTRTVGKLRMKGQEVFRHAVVNLASVLTEVMELAGLSASDIDWLIPHQANARILDATARKLKLSPERVVMTVDRHANTSAASVPLALDLAMRDGRIKAGDLLVLEAMGGGFTWGACLLRL
- the ihfA gene encoding integration host factor subunit alpha, whose amino-acid sequence is MTGNATLTRADLAESVNRHIGLSRSEAAALIESILEHMTSALERGENVKISSFGTFVLRDKTQRMGRNPKTGVEVPIEPRRVLTFRASQTMRDRVAAS